GGGGGCAGGGAGAAGGATAATTGTGTTGAGCTCGTTTTGTTTGAGATCCGTGCGAAAGGGCCCACCTGCTCCTCACCTCGCCTGCGATACTGCTAGGGCTGGTAGCAATACACGAGACGGTGGCGTCGCCGAGATACACGGCCACCACCGGCTGTCCGGCTCGTCCTCGCCGTCCTTGCAGCTGCCGCGGACTACGCCCTCCATGGACCTGCCCACCCTCTCATTTCGAATTTGAATCTCACGGCCTACCCTTCCCCCTCCTCCATCCAACTCCATTCGGCAGAGCACGCCGCTCGCCTTGCCAGGAGGAGATCTGGCCGCGACGATTTCACCGGCCGTCAGCGCAGATATGATGATGGGCGGAGCTTCTGAGGGATTCACCGACCTGCTCATCAGGTACGATTTCAATGCCGTCCCAGACTGGATCGGGATTTACATACGCTCCTGCTGATTTTGTTCCAGATTGTCAAGGCCAAACCACCAACTTGTGCCTGATTTGTTACCAAGCAACCCGATTCATGATTTGGAGGCAAGCGCACGCACTTCGGCGTCCAGTTTGAGCTCTGATTCAAACGGGCGCGTGGCACGCACTTCGGCCAATCGAGTCTCCCAGTTCAGCTCAAGTGTGCTTCTCAGCTTCAGAGTTGCAGATGAAAATAAGACACAATCAGGATTTGTTAAGATGAAAATAGCATATTCACATTGAGCTACTTGAGATTTAACCTTGCTAATGTTTGTGAACCCTGACATTTTCGGATCGTCTTTCATGATCAGGCTGGAGTATAACTAAAATGGCACTATGCACTCTAGCGAGGGTGCCCAAAATGATGCTGTGTTTTTAGGGTGAATTTTGAAGGAAAACTCACGGTTGAACCGGCGGGCATGTGCTCCCGGCAGAACTCGCGCTGCCATTGGTTGAAGTGTGGTGTGGGGTCCACGATGGCACTATGGCAGATCTAACATGTGCTGATACAATACAAATACCGGGAGGAATACAAAGGATGGGACCCACCACTATGAGAGAGATAGGGGGAATAGATCTGCAGTTGTCTTCGTTCTTCTTCCCAGACGCGGCTCGGTCAGGGCCTCGGCCAGCGGAGGCGTGGCGCGCGCGCGAGGAGAGGCTGATGGCGGAGGCGCGGCGACCGTCGGGCGGGTGGACGGCGGAGGCGGGGCGCCGTCACGGGCGCACTGCTTGTGGTGGTGCGGCCATGGCCGGCCCACGTGGTGGAGCTTGGGCTGCGGAGGGCACCGCGAGGAGTGGCGATGTCGATGCGCTCGATCCGGCCACCtcgatggcggcgcggccccgcgGTGCGGATGAGCTCGGGGCCGGAGGCGGGACTCGATGCGCCTGATCCGGGCCGCCTCGTGGATGAGCGCGCTAGTGTCCTCGGAAAAGAGTCCCGGGCGGTCGTCAACGATGAGCTCGAGCACGCAGACTCTCCTCTCCTTGGTCGGCGGGTCGAACGCCCTCGACAACGCGTTGgtgggcgaggcggcggcggagagcgCGGATTCGACGCGCGCGAGCAGCCCGTCGGCCGGTCTTGCGGCCCGCAGCGTCAACGTCTGGCGAGCTCGGGGCGGGGCCGACGTCGGGGACGGGCCGACGTCGAGGTGGCGTCTGGGCGAGCTCGGGGTGGGGCGGCGTCGGGGACGTGGCGGCATCGAGGTGGCGTCCGGGCGAGCTCGGGCGTGGCGGCGTCGGGGCAGAACATCGTCGAGCCGGCGTCTGGGCGAGCTCGGGGCGGGGCTGGCGTCGGGGACGGGGCAGCGTCGAGGTGGCGTCCGGGCGAGCTCGGGGCGGGGCCGGCGTCGAGGACAGGGCAACGTCTAGGTGGCGTCGGAGCGAGCTCGGGGGCAGGGCTCGGGGCACCTTGATGCGCTGCAATTTAATGCACTGCTACGCCTGCAACGGGAGCGGAAGTCATTCACTTGCATGTATTCGTATAGAAATAACTACCTACGGCAGGAGACCTTGTACATGATTGCTAGACCAATCAACAGCCGAGTTAACGCGGGTTCACATACCGCCGGGTTCTATAAGTCCACTCTCGAATTTTGAAGTATCTCTTTTGCACCAAACTCTGTTTTTTTTATAATCTACGAATCCTTGCTTTAATAATTGGGAACGATTAATTTGTTTTACTTAATAGTGTAAAACAGATTCTAGATGGGATACTTGCTATAAGACCATTTTGTggaaaacctattcgaatagccgcgtccgcggtcatggacagttggaaaggccatactgttctgtcatcagaatttttccaaaatatgaatggtgacttgtgacttgagtttgaaaggtgactttgactttgaatcacaacaaagttgtggggatgacactaatgttcccacttgagttaagttaggctttTGAAGAGTCTTGGATtataaatgtttatgaaataaaactggctttatgcaaatgaacttagagcttagcacccccttaccatagttgctagtacttacattagtattagtttgcgagtactttaaagtactcatggctgtgtccctgcctattcaaatggccagactatgaagatgagccccagtaccaggatgaaggacagcaggacgtctacgacaactaggaccactcctgacgtcaacagttgcctgtggaacagatggaccacaaccgctacttcgcttccgctatgtgttttgcaattgatcaatagatcaactattattgtaatgagaatggatcatgtgatccttttatttgtaagactattatgatgttgtaatgaatgatgttctgtgatatcaatctattatgtctcgcaaaaacaatattcctgagattgcgatgaatggcataataggcatctgaacttaaaaatccgggtgttgacatgggcatacccgccgccaccgcctctaACATCAAGTTTGAACCGCAATACGTCATGAACCACACAGTTGCCGCAGGATAGCCACCTCCTAGGTAGACCGATCAACTATCTCAACCTCCTATAATCACAAACTCTTAGACACATCGATCATCACATCATAAAAAAACCCACCAAAAACAGGTCATATGCTCAGCAGTGGGAGGTTTCAAATACATGACACTACCAAAGCAAATACAACCTTGTCAAGAATAttgagtactccctccgatccaaattaagtgGCTCCATtttatctagatacggatgtatctagttaACGAATGCATCTagttacatccatatctagataaGATGGAGTCACTTAATTTGAATCCGAGGGAGTACATATTtactattctactatatttttgtGTGGGAACTTTAGGGCTTTTATTCATTTTAAGCTCCTGCACTATCAGCCTAAATACCGATCGTGAGGAAACTAGGAACTAGGTCCATCCAACAGTCAGTTTCAGCCTATACACAAGCTTGCTTGGCACACATGCGAGTCGAAGTGTTGGCCGTCCGGTTTACATGCTGAATTACAAAAGAAGTAGAATTTATAACTAGCCCTTCAATGTCCAAAAGAATTGCGCTACTACTGAGCGTGAAACAGCGCGCAGGTTCCAGAGATGTACTACCTCGAAGCAATCAACTTCAAACACCACTGGGGAAAAATCTCGAAGCTTGGCAAAGACCACTCCTTCTCTGAGCGACATTGCTTTAGCTATTAGCGGATCAGTCACCCCTGGCAATGGTTTGCTCCAAGCTCCGATAAATCCAGAAGATGAGAGAAccactcctcctgctcctcccttCATAGCATCAAAGGATATACTAGCATCAGTGTCGACTTTAATCCATCCTTCATCTGGTGGACCATGTCCTAGCAAAACCTTTGCATGCACTCTAGGGATTTCCAGGACAGCTAGTGTTTCTCTTGTCATTTTCATAGATTGCATTGGGTCCAAGCTACCTCTATCATGAAGGATATTATTTCGAGATGTCCAAATTTACCACATGACTGTTATATTTTTTGGCCGTTCCTCTTCTTTGAACATGGGATCACATAAAATGTCCCTAGACCATGAGGCAGGGTGCAACTCCGGTAGTTTCAAGTTCAACCAGCTTCGTGCCTCCATCCAAAACTTCTACGCATGTGTACATCGAATGAGCACATACATCATGTCCTCATTTGCCAAAAGACAAACTCTGCATCGAGATAGAGGTGTGATATGGCGGTGATGGAGTGTACCCTCCACTGTGGTAATATGCCGCGGAGAATGCGCCACCAGAATACCCTCACCTTTGGCAAAACATTTAATCTCGATAAAAGATTCCACAATTGCTCTTCAGATTGTGAAGTTTTCGTGATCGTACCTTCCACTAGAGAACTTTGCTCATTGTGCATCACTAGAGAAGGAAACGTTGTTTTGACATTGTAGACTCATTTTCTTTCTAGGCCCCAAGACCAGAAATCCTCTCCTCCTCGCCTCAGAGGAATATTAAGAATTGTATTTGCCCTCAGGCACAGTAAAATTACTCCAAATAAGGTCCCTCTTCTATGTCCAATTTTCCGGCATTGATAAGATCCGAGACACGATGtagttcatcctctccaatctgAGCCGAGGGTGTCATCGAGATCAACCCGGGGATCCACTTATCTATCTAAACCGCGATAGAACTACCGTCCCCAATTCTCTTCAAGAGACCTTGTGCCAGTGCCTCCCTACCAGCAACTATAGCTCTCCATGTCGCAGATGACCTAGTTGGTATTGTAGCATGCATAAAGTCGGTCTCTGGAAAATATTTCATCTTCAAAATTCACGACATAAGAACTCGGGGTGAGTGATCAGCCGAGTTTCAGATTTCTGAACCCCATCTCGCCCTTACATTTTGGTGAAGCTAGTGCCTCCCAAGTGATACAATGCATCGATTTGCGGTCGATCGAGGAGCTCCACCAATATCTTGCCATATAGGACCCTAGTTGCCTACAAACCTTCTTTGTAAGCAGAAAACAACACGTACTAAACATGGAGATCGCCTGAATAACCGACTTGAGGAAAACCTCTCGTCCAACACAAGATACCATCCTCTCCCATCCTCCTTGTACTTTAGTTTTCACTCAAGTGACTAAATGTGCCACTGGTAGTTGACCCACTGCGGTAGGAAACCCAAGGTAGTGCTCACTGAATGCTTCCACTGTAATACCCATGATCTCTTTCAGCTGTTGGCGACAATGTATGGTAGTATTTGAGCTGAAATAAATCGAAATCTTCTTCCAATTCACACACTGTCCCGAACATTGCTCATAAATCCTAGGAATCTCATTTAATCTGCTTGCACTTTTCCCATTAGCCTTCATAAAAATTAAACTATCAAGGTGATCGTGTGCTAGCTCTGATGCCTCTGTCAGTATAGTTCTCACCAAAAAAATCAGCAAGGTCGTAAAACCCTATGCACATCAAAGAAACAAAAACGGAGACACCGGATCACCCTACCTCAGCCCTCTTGTAGGTGTAAAGTAAGGAAGCATGTCCCCACTAGCACAAATAGTGAACCGAACAGATGTCACACACTTCATAATCAACCGAACAAAATTTTCAGTAAACCCAAGCATCAACATAATTGCTTGGAGGTAGTTCCACTCGACTCGATCATAGGCTTTCATCGTGTCGAGTTTCACCGCAGTCACAAAATTCTTCCCCTTATTTCTCTTCATCATCGCATGTAAACTTTCATATGCAATCAACACGTTATCAGTAACAAAGCGTCCAGGAATACAAGTACTTTGTTCTTCTCCGCTAATTTCCCTCAAAAAAAACTCGGGCTCTATTTGCAATGCATTTAGAAGCAATCTTGTGTAAAACCGAGCATTGAGAGATGGGTCTATACTGAGAAATATGTTGTGGATGTTGTACCTTAGGGATCAGTGTAATGGAAGTGGCATTCAACCCTGTTGGTAGCTCTCCTCCCTTTAATAAATCCAGCACAACGGACACAATATCTTCATGCAAGAGACTACAATATCGCTGTAAAGCCCCCGCCATGAAACTGTCAACCCTAGGCGCCATTTGAAACAAGGAAACCTTTACATCCTCACGAGTATGTTCCTTGTCAAAGGCTTCACTCATTAGAGTAGTAACTCGGGTCGGTACGAGATACAATAACTCCTCCATTGGCATGTACCCCTGAGCAAATACAAGTTATGGTAAAAACCTTGGATCTCCTCACAGTTCTCTTCCTAGCATTTGGTGCCATCTGCACGTTCAAGCTTCCATTGGGCCGCTTGAGAATTGAAATATGCTGTGCTACGGTCACCTTCATGTAACCATTGCACCCGCGACCTCTGCTTCATCCAGATCTCTTCTTGACGGAGCGTCTCGTGCAATTGTTTAATAATTGCCTTCTCCTCATCAGGTGGTCATCTACCCACCGAACGGCTACGTAAACAATCAAGCTTTGGACGAAGCTTCCTCTCCTTACGTGCCAAAGAGCCAAACTCCTTCGCTCCCCACGAAttcaaattggtttgcatgatcacACCGTCAAGACCATCTCTGCCTGCACCTTTCTGCCAGATATTTTCATATTGAAACTGACTGCCCCGTCCTCTTTCCTTAGCCATATTTCCACATAATTTAACCAATACAAAACAGTGGTCAGATTCCGTCGTAACAATATGCCGAACTGATGTATGCTCAAACCTATTGAGAAACTCATCCTCGTTACCAAAGGCTCGATCCAGCCTTGCTTTCACCCATCGCATCAGTGGATCAGATATGTTCACTATGACCCTGGCCCTCAAAAAGCCACCCACATGATCAAATTGGGCACTCTTGACCTGCTCATCGATCTTCCTCGCGATCGGTAGCCACCACTTCTTCTCCCTCAAGTTGAAAGGAAAGATCCAGAACTCTTGCCCATAATGACAGCCGATCAAATCGCAGCTCTGACGGCTTCATACACTCTTCAAATTCAGAGAGGATCACCACATTCATGCTCACATGCGATGGTGAACCCTcccagactctctctctctctctctctctctctctctctctctctctctctctctctctctctctctctctctctctctctctctctctctctctctctctctatccctCTGCGTAGCAAATTCCGCAATGAACACATTTGGCCCAATTGATCTAAAGATCAGGACCTTAGGGTTCCCCGTGTTGGTCGTAGCGCACTCGTGGTCGTTTGGATGTGAAAAACGCCACGATGCAGCACCTTCCCCGCCAGCAACCACTTCTGTTCCCCTTTCTTCCCGATCATCTAGGACCGATGGAGTCGATTCCGCCTCAGAGATGTCTAGCTTTTCCAGTTGTTCCTCCAATCTTGCCCTAGCCGCCCGCTGCGACTGAGCATATCATCCTCCTTCGCCTTCCCCCGCTCCGGCTCCATGCCGAGCTCCCTTTCTTCAGGCGCGCCGCCAGAGAGCTTGGATGGCCGCCGCCAAAAACGCCACGAAACCATAGTCGCCTTATTTACTACTCTACTCTGATAAGGCTTTGAGATCTAATCTCTTCGCTAGGAACAAAATGTACTGTAGGATACAAACATCTGAAATCGTACTGTATTTTTTCCCTCGCTAAGAACAAGTGTACTGTAGGATACAAATATTGAAGAGGCACCTGAACAACTCAAAGCTTGTGAATCCATTCCACCAGCAGCTCCAAATCCTCCCACGAGCTCCCTCCTTCCTTCGTCGCGCCGGCCGCTTCCGCCGCGAGCTCCTTGGCGCGGGCCCGCGCGCCGGCCCCTCCCTCCCCGACCGCGTCGGCAAGCACGGCCGCGAGCTCGCCGGCGTCCGGCGCCACGCCGATCCCGCCGGCGCACGCGCGCACCGCGACGCGTGTCTCGTCCACCAGCAGCCGCGCGTTCACGAACTGGTCGGCCGCCATCGGCCACGCCAGCATGGGcacgcccgccgccaccgcctccaGCGCCGAGTTCCAGCCGCAGTGCGTCATGAACCACCCAACCGCCGCGTGCCGCAGGATCGCCACCTGCGGCGCCCACCCGCGCACCACCATCCCGCGCCTCGCCGCCAATGCGCGCGCCTCGAACCCTTCCGGGAGTACCAaactgccgccgccgcccacggccCACACGAACGGTACCGCGCTCCGATCCAGCGCGTCGGCCAGCGCGGCCGCGACCGCCGGGGTCAGCACCGCCTGGCTCCCGAAGCACACGTAGACGACCGCGCCTTCCGAGAAACCGTCCAGCCATGCACCAACCTCGCCGCCGAGCTCGCCGGAGGTGTCCGTCTCCGGCGCTAGCGGGCCCGCCGCCCACACGCGCTTGAACCCGAGGTCCTCGAGCGGCGAGTCCAGGTACCTCCCTTCCAGCGCGCGTAGGGTGTTCGACACAAATCCCGAGCTCTCCAGGTTCCAGAGGAAGTTCTGCCTCACCGCCTCGCCGACCTGCGCATCCATGCGGCCTTCGACGTAGCTCCTGTACGTACCGGAAATCTCCCTCCACTGGTACGACAGCTCGCCGGGGATCGAGGGGAAGGCGACGCTGTACCCGTCATCCGCGTCCGACGgccgctcgaccagccgccgaaaTAGCGAGTGCGGGACGGCGGTGCCGAGCACGCCCGAGGGCGAGAAGACGAGCCTCGGGACGCCGAGCTCGGCCGCGAGAGGCTGCGTCCACCCGCAGAAGAAGTCCGACAGGACGGCGGCGACTGGGTGGTTCGACCTCGCCCACGCGAGGATGGGGTGGCGGAGCGCGGCGAGCGcgtggatgaagatggcgaagtagGAGGGCGGGCAGTTCTTGGCGTTCTCCAGGCCTGGCGGGAGCGAAGGGTGCGCCGGGAACGGGAGGACGAGGGGCTGGACGGTGGCGGGGTGGGCGGCGAGGAGAGGGGACAGCAGCGGGGCGTTGGCCGGCGTGGTGACCACCGTGAGGCGGATGCCGCGGGACGCGAGCAGGGCGGACAGGTCGAGCAGCGGCAGAGCgtggccctgcgccggga
This region of Lolium perenne isolate Kyuss_39 chromosome 2, Kyuss_2.0, whole genome shotgun sequence genomic DNA includes:
- the LOC127336884 gene encoding flavonol 3-O-glucosyltransferase UGT89B1-like, whose protein sequence is MSMPHVLVVPFPAQGHALPLLDLSALLASRGIRLTVVTTPANAPLLSPLLAAHPATVQPLVLPFPAHPSLPPGLENAKNCPPSYFAIFIHALAALRHPILAWARSNHPVAAVLSDFFCGWTQPLAAELGVPRLVFSPSGVLGTAVPHSLFRRLVERPSDADDGYSVAFPSIPGELSYQWREISGTYRSYVEGRMDAQVGEAVRQNFLWNLESSGFVSNTLRALEGRYLDSPLEDLGFKRVWAAGPLAPETDTSGELGGEVGAWLDGFSEGAVVYVCFGSQAVLTPAVAAALADALDRSAVPFVWAVGGGGSLVLPEGFEARALAARRGMVVRGWAPQVAILRHAAVGWFMTHCGWNSALEAVAAGVPMLAWPMAADQFVNARLLVDETRVAVRACAGGIGVAPDAGELAAVLADAVGEGGAGARARAKELAAEAAGATKEGGSSWEDLELLVEWIHKL